The Deinococcus ruber region CAGAACGCTGGATTCTGGACGGCAATTACACCAGTACCGTATTGCTGCGGGCCAGACGTGCCGAGACCGTGATCGTGCTGGCCTATCCCCGGCTGCTGTGCCTGTTCCGGGCCGTGCGCCGCGCTCTGTTCAACCTTCGGCCCGATGCAAAAGCACTGGGGCGCGAGCCTCTGGACATGGAATTTCTGCGCTTCATCTGGAAGTTTCCCGAGGTGCAGCGGCGACAACTGGCCGAGCTGAAGTCGGTGGTAGGCCTGAACGTCGTGCTGCTGACCTCTGATGCACAGGCGCGGGCATGGCTGGCTCAGACGTTATCCGCCTGATTCCACCCGCACGCCCACGATCCCGTCGCTGAATTCCAGGCTCAGCGCGGTGCCTGCCTCTGCCTGCGCGGCCTGTGTGACTACCTCGCCCGCCGCGTTCCGTACCAGCGCGTAGCCACGTTCCAGTGTGCGGCGCGGTGTCAGCCCCAGGATGCTCTTCATGGTGGCGTCGAGGTCGTTGCTGTGCCGCTCCACCAGTCGCCCGGCGGCCCGCATCACCCGGTCGAGTGCCCAGTTTGCCCCGCTGTCGGCCTCGCTCAGCGCTGCCCGGCCCGCCGCCACGATCTGCCGGAAGTCGCGCTGGGCCTGCTGTGCTCCTGCCGCCACCGTGCTCACGATCAGCGCGGCGGCCTTGCTGGGCGTGTCCATTCGCAGGCAGGCCACTTCGTCCAGAATGGTGTCGTCGCGGGCGTGCCCGATGCCGCTGATGACCGGCACCGGAAAACGGGCCACCGCCCGCGCAAGTTCCAGATCGTTCAGCCACGCCAGATCGGTACTCGCGCCGCCGCCCCGGATGATGACCAGCGCGTCGAGCGCTTCCTCGGCGTGGGCCAGCAGTGCCGCTCCAAGTGTGTTCAGGATGCTGCTGCTCGCTTCACGTCCCTGAAAGGTGGCCGGAAAGTACACGAACTGCACCAGCCCCGCCGCTGCCAGCGCGTCGGCCTCGCGCCGGAAATCGCCCAGCCCGGCGGCGTTCGCGGGCGAGATGACCGCCACCCGCGTGTAATCCGGCGGCTGCGGCAGCGAGCGGTTGCACTCCAGCAGGCGTTCCTGCTCCAGCGTGCGGCGGATGCCCTCCAGCTTGAGCGCCATATCGCCCACCGTGAATTCGGGCGCGATATCCAGAATGTGCAGCGAAAAGCCGTACTGAGGATGAAACTCAGCCGTTACCATCAGCAGCACGCTCATGCCTGCCGCGAGGCCGCCGCCCGTGGCCCGGCGAAACTTACCTTCCAGCGAAAAGCGTTCCCGCGCCCACAGTGTCGCCCGCGCCTTTGCCACCTCGCGTCCGTCCTGGCCGCTCTGCACCACATCGAGGTACAGGTGCCGCCGATCTGTAACCGAGGCCAGCTCGGCACGCACCCACACCGCGCCGGGAATGCCGCGCTCGATCACCTGCCCCACGTAGGCGAGCAGGTCGGCAAGTTCGAGGAAGGTGGCGGGCGTACGGGTCATGGGTAGGCCAAAGGATACGCCAAAGGATATACACGGGCACTGTGAAAAGGCCCTGACCAAGGCCAGAGCGCACAGCAGAGAGCCGCTATGCTGTGCGGCAGAATGATTCGCGCCAAAGCACACAGCGGCGAAGCCTGCGACTGGCAGAAGCCCGACAGCGGCTGTATCTGGGTCGATGCCACCGGGGTCAGCCCCGACGAACTGGCACTTCTGAAGGCCCACTTTCAGATGCACCCGCTGGCGCTGGAAGACGCGCTGGAGCCGGGTCACTGGAGCCGCTACGAGCAGTATCCGGCCCACGAATTCCTGACCTTCCGCACGCTGGTCAAGCCCACCAGCACCGACGACTTCACCGAGCGCCTGAGCCTGTTCGTCTTTCCCGGCACCCTCCTGACCATTTCCAGCGCGGGCACCAGTTATCTCGATAAGGTCTGGAACATCGTGGGCCGCGAAAGTGTCAACACGGCGCTGGAGATCATGTACGAGCTGCTCGACGAGGGCGCACAGACCTTTTTCAAGTACATCGCCTCCTTCGAGGAGGGTCTGGACGCTGCCGAAGAGCGCATTTTCGCCCAGCGCCGCGACCACTCGCCCGCCGACGTGTTCGAGCGC contains the following coding sequences:
- a CDS encoding DNA topology modulation protein FlaR encodes the protein MQRILVIGSPGAGKSTFSQQLAARTGLPLTHLDDEYWLPGWVRPAGDVWEARIRDLIAAERWILDGNYTSTVLLRARRAETVIVLAYPRLLCLFRAVRRALFNLRPDAKALGREPLDMEFLRFIWKFPEVQRRQLAELKSVVGLNVVLLTSDAQARAWLAQTLSA
- the xseA gene encoding exodeoxyribonuclease VII large subunit, producing the protein MTRTPATFLELADLLAYVGQVIERGIPGAVWVRAELASVTDRRHLYLDVVQSGQDGREVAKARATLWARERFSLEGKFRRATGGGLAAGMSVLLMVTAEFHPQYGFSLHILDIAPEFTVGDMALKLEGIRRTLEQERLLECNRSLPQPPDYTRVAVISPANAAGLGDFRREADALAAAGLVQFVYFPATFQGREASSSILNTLGAALLAHAEEALDALVIIRGGGASTDLAWLNDLELARAVARFPVPVISGIGHARDDTILDEVACLRMDTPSKAAALIVSTVAAGAQQAQRDFRQIVAAGRAALSEADSGANWALDRVMRAAGRLVERHSNDLDATMKSILGLTPRRTLERGYALVRNAAGEVVTQAAQAEAGTALSLEFSDGIVGVRVESGG
- a CDS encoding magnesium transporter CorA family protein; translation: MIRAKAHSGEACDWQKPDSGCIWVDATGVSPDELALLKAHFQMHPLALEDALEPGHWSRYEQYPAHEFLTFRTLVKPTSTDDFTERLSLFVFPGTLLTISSAGTSYLDKVWNIVGRESVNTALEIMYELLDEGAQTFFKYIASFEEGLDAAEERIFAQRRDHSPADVFERKHRLAQVRSLASEALNAVMLLNRHITVERADQIRLHDVQDTLSRATMRLDALRDSLRGLLDLQLSLQSQRMNEVMRTLAAVSTVFLPLTFLAGVWGMNYQYIPELHWKYGYAFAWGCFLLVGIALALYFKRRRWW